The segment AGGGTAATAGAACATGTTATAAATTTATCGAACCTAAATATTTTTGATTAATCTAACTTTTGGAGGCTTTTGTGAAGTTTTCTAGAATTTTTCTATCTTTTTAATTTTCAAATTAAAATACTTAATAAAATAAAGAGAAAAGATTATATAAAAGAATAGAATATGTTGATGGCGCAGAGGTGATATTGTGTCCAGTGAAGAGGGAGTAATTCTAATAGGCAGAAAACCAACAGCAAATTACATACTGGCAGCAGTTACCCAGCTTGGTACTACCAACAGGATAGTGTTAAAAGCTCGTGGCAGAGCAATATCCAAAGCGGTCGACACTGCAGAGATAGTAAGGCGGCTAAAGGGAGACGTGAAAATCGTAAGCTGTAAGATAGACAGTGAAACCGTTGGAGAACCAGGGAAGGAGCGCACGGTCTCAACTATTGAAATAGTTCTTGAAAAAGAATAAAATAATTAAAATTAAAAATAAGTAACTTTGTTTTCTTCTTTTTCTTGATACTTTACAGGTGTTGTCATGCTAAAAATAGGCAGTGATAAGGTGATATACAAACTTAGAGATAAAATCTTGTTAAATATCGTAATCGAAAACTCCTCAGATGAGGAGTTAAAAGGAGATCTTTACATCGAGTTAAAACTAAACGATCACGTAAAATCTGCAATATTAGCTTGTGAAGATTTGGTGATTA is part of the Thermoproteales archaeon genome and harbors:
- the albA gene encoding DNA/RNA-binding protein AlbA, whose amino-acid sequence is MSSEEGVILIGRKPTANYILAAVTQLGTTNRIVLKARGRAISKAVDTAEIVRRLKGDVKIVSCKIDSETVGEPGKERTVSTIEIVLEKE